From a region of the Mycobacterium sp. SMC-8 genome:
- a CDS encoding mammalian cell entry protein — protein MQESVPTPQRVRRRASRAAGPAKAEATPSPAGLSVEVSAPVRSARPVGPPPRRRPHRQMVAILSIAITAVAVGALVAAVVMMVGQQSAIEAKQDRERRFVDTAAQSVVNMFSYTQNTIDESVDRFVDGTSGPLRAMMTQEGNVENLKLLFRDTNASSEAVVNGAALEEIDEIAQNAKVMVSVRVTVTDLDGNNAPSEPYRMRVIVHEDDNGHMTAYDLKYPDGGN, from the coding sequence GTGCAAGAGTCTGTTCCCACCCCGCAGCGGGTGCGCCGCCGGGCGTCGCGCGCCGCGGGTCCCGCCAAGGCCGAGGCCACGCCCTCGCCCGCCGGGCTGAGCGTCGAAGTGTCCGCGCCGGTGCGCTCCGCGCGGCCCGTCGGCCCTCCACCGCGGCGGCGGCCACACCGGCAGATGGTGGCGATCCTGTCGATCGCGATCACGGCGGTCGCGGTGGGCGCACTGGTCGCCGCGGTCGTGATGATGGTCGGCCAGCAGAGCGCCATCGAGGCCAAGCAAGACCGTGAGCGCCGGTTCGTCGACACCGCGGCGCAGTCGGTAGTCAACATGTTCAGCTACACCCAGAACACGATCGACGAGAGCGTGGACCGGTTCGTCGACGGAACCAGCGGCCCGTTGCGCGCGATGATGACGCAGGAGGGCAACGTCGAGAACCTCAAGTTGCTGTTCCGCGACACCAACGCCAGTTCCGAGGCGGTGGTCAACGGTGCGGCGCTCGAGGAGATCGACGAGATCGCCCAGAACGCGAAAGTGATGGTGTCGGTGCGCGTTACGGTGACCGATCTGGACGGGAACAACGCACCGTCCGAGCCGTACCGGATGCGCGTCATCGTCCATGAGGACGACAACGGGCACATGACGGCCTACGACCTCAAATACCCCGACGGGGGCAACTGA
- a CDS encoding NAD-dependent epimerase/dehydratase family protein, which translates to MQIAVTGGIGCLGAHTVRALLQARHRVRLLVLPQEQDAAVLRSLRDLGEVSVVVGDIRDESTVTALLTGADAVVHAAGVVGTDERRAQLMWDINAYATERVLTRAVDLGLDPVVSVSSYSALFPPPDGVISADSPTSDGRSTYAKTKGYADRVARRLQEAGAPVVVTYPSSVVGAAFHTAAGVTERGWAPIVRSRVAPRVRAGMQMIDVRDVADVHTALMRPGRGPRRYVCGGVMLTFDEMIDALEAGLGRPVRRVPLPPGVLLALGRLSDAVGRYVPLGDGLSYEAALLLTSATPTDDRATTDDLGLRWRSPRQAIIESFSASAVADSIAQQLGDPAP; encoded by the coding sequence ATGCAGATCGCGGTCACCGGGGGCATCGGCTGTCTCGGCGCGCACACCGTTCGGGCGCTCCTGCAGGCGCGGCACCGGGTCCGACTCCTGGTCCTCCCGCAGGAACAGGACGCTGCGGTGCTCCGTAGCCTCCGGGATCTGGGCGAGGTCTCCGTCGTCGTCGGCGACATCCGCGACGAGTCCACCGTTACCGCGCTGTTGACCGGTGCCGACGCGGTGGTCCACGCCGCCGGTGTGGTCGGGACCGACGAACGTCGCGCACAGCTGATGTGGGACATCAACGCCTACGCGACCGAACGGGTCCTGACCCGGGCCGTCGACCTCGGGTTGGATCCCGTCGTGTCGGTGAGCAGTTACAGTGCACTGTTCCCACCGCCTGACGGCGTCATCTCGGCTGACTCGCCGACTTCCGATGGGCGCAGCACCTACGCCAAGACCAAAGGTTATGCCGACCGGGTGGCGCGCCGCCTGCAGGAGGCGGGCGCACCGGTCGTGGTGACCTACCCGTCCAGCGTGGTCGGCGCCGCGTTCCACACCGCCGCGGGAGTCACCGAGCGCGGATGGGCGCCCATCGTGCGGTCCCGGGTGGCGCCGAGGGTGCGCGCGGGCATGCAGATGATCGACGTCCGGGACGTGGCCGATGTGCACACCGCGCTGATGCGGCCCGGCCGCGGCCCGCGCCGCTACGTCTGCGGCGGTGTGATGCTGACTTTCGACGAGATGATCGACGCACTGGAGGCCGGGTTGGGGCGGCCGGTCCGCCGAGTTCCCTTGCCGCCCGGGGTGCTGCTGGCGCTCGGCCGGCTCTCCGACGCCGTCGGTCGCTACGTCCCGCTGGGTGACGGCCTGAGCTACGAGGCCGCATTGCTTCTCACCTCGGCCACACCGACCGACGACCGCGCCACCACCGACGATCTCGGCCTGCGCTGGCGCTCGCCCAGGCAGGCCATCATCGAATCCTTCTCCGCCTCAGCGGTTGCCGACAGCATCGCTCAGCAGTTGGGCGATCCTGCGCCGTAG
- a CDS encoding nuclear transport factor 2 family protein — MRDWPARLLGALAVLLATGFVALSAVGGWLYWNRVELNGEEQARAELPSLAQEQIPLVFGFDYQTVERSFAEVYPMLTPEYRQEFQDRVTNEIIPQARDRELVSQAHTVGAGILDAARTSASVMVYMNRTVTDKGKESVYDGSRLRVDYKKVDGKWLIAYITPI; from the coding sequence ATGCGAGACTGGCCCGCCAGGCTTCTCGGGGCGCTCGCGGTGCTTCTGGCCACCGGTTTCGTCGCGCTGTCCGCTGTCGGCGGCTGGCTGTACTGGAATCGGGTGGAGCTCAACGGCGAAGAGCAGGCTCGTGCCGAGTTGCCCTCGCTGGCGCAAGAGCAGATTCCGCTGGTGTTCGGCTTCGACTACCAGACCGTGGAGCGCAGTTTCGCCGAGGTGTATCCGATGCTGACCCCGGAATATCGCCAGGAGTTCCAGGACCGCGTCACCAACGAGATCATCCCGCAGGCACGCGACCGTGAGCTCGTCAGCCAGGCCCACACGGTCGGAGCGGGAATCCTTGACGCAGCGCGCACCTCGGCATCGGTGATGGTCTACATGAACCGCACGGTGACCGACAAAGGCAAGGAGTCCGTCTACGACGGCAGCCGTCTGCGGGTCGACTACAAGAAGGTCGACGGCAAGTGGCTGATCGCCTACATCACCCCGATCTGA